Within the Rosa rugosa chromosome 2, drRosRugo1.1, whole genome shotgun sequence genome, the region GTAATGGCCAATATTTTTGCAATAGTTGCAAGTCACCTGGTTGTAGTTCTGATTCGGCTGATACCCCTGATTCATGGCTGCCTTGTTGGTCAAATCTCccagtcttcttcttcaaacagCAACCGAAGCTTTAAGAACAAACAGATTTTGATGGATCGAAATAGGACGGCAGAGCTGCTATAGATGACAAAGACAAACTTTTTCAAAGAGTACAAACTCGACAGCAAGGTGTTgcaaacttttagggtttttagggCAGAAGGAACAGAGGACGAAGACAAAGGACAAACTCTTAAAGAGTATACAAAGACAAATTTGCAGCGGAAACAAACGAACAAAGTCCAgacggatctctgctctgataccaagtcaaacagaacaaagagattgagaattttctgataCTCATATATTTCTCATCTCCCGAATTGGAGTATATATACAGAAGTTACAGAGTTCtactaggaaactaattacaataattacaACGTGATATTCTCTCCttaattacacaaatattctcTCCTTGATTACACAATCTCAATCAATCCACATTTACCACAATAAATGGGATATCAATCCCATGACTCATGCTAACATCAAGTAGCTACGCCAATCGACGGAGACCATCAAGGGTTCTCCACCTTGCAGATGCATCTCAGTATCGATCTTGATATCCATCAATCCAACAAACAAGCGAACAACAAAATTGAATAGCAAAACCAGAAAAAAGGGGAAACTGCAATAGCAATCACTAATACCTACCTAGATCATTATGGTTGAACGAAACTCTGGGTTATTGAAGTAGAGGTTGACtgactcttttttcttttgtttaaaaaaaaaaaaaaacaaaacgaaagaaaactaaacaagtaaatgaataggcatatttgCCCATGACCAATTACACAATGTTGACAATTGTTGGCTTGCTCATCTCATAACCATCGTTGGGGTAATCTTCATCGGTAACAAATCTCTTCCAGTACCAATGCTGTTTCCAAACCCTGCTCATCTCTTCAATTGGGATCCCCTTTGTCTCGGGCAAGAAAAAGTACACGAAAACGGACATGACACACACAAAGAAtgcgaagaagatgaagagccCGAATTTCATGTGGCATAACATTGTCAAGAAGACTTGAGCCACAATGAAGGTGAAGATCATGTTGACTGAGACATTGACACTCTGAGCAGCTGACCTGATTTCCAAGGGGAATATTTCACTAGGGACTAGCCACCCTAGAGGACCCCATGACCAAGCAAACCCTGCTACATATGTGCAGATGAAAACTACCACAACAATTGCATACCACTTTGGCAAGTTACCGGCATTTCCATCCAATCCAAATTTTACACCAATGCAAGCCGCCACAACTATTTGGCATATCAACATTTGAGTTCCTCCCTCAAGGAAGAGCTTCCTCCTTCCCCACTTATCAACACCATACATCGAAACGATTGTTGCAGCAACATTAACAAGTCCGGTGATCACAGCCGATATGAGAGAAGCATCACTTCCGAAACCAATTGTGTTGAACAACACAGGAGCATAGAACATGATCACATTGATACCGGTAAGCTGCTGAAAGAATGGAATCAGAATTGCCATGCAAAGTTGGGGCCTGTACTTCCTCTGGAGCAGATTCCTCCATGGATCTTCTATCTTCTTGGACTCATCACTAGCCATAACAAGGTCATTTAACTCCTCGCTGACATCATCAACACCGCGAATCCTCCGGAGTTGGGTCTTGGCCTCCTCATGCTGGCCGCGCTCGATCATAGAGTTTGGTGTGTCTGGTAATATTAGGGAGCCGACGGTGATGATAAGGGCAGGGACCATTGCACCACCCAAACTCAAACGCCATCCCCAACCGCCCTCTATCTTGGCAAAGAAGTAATTCAACAAATTGGCGACAAGGATACCAACTGTGATAGAAAGCTGGAAACAGATGTTGAGAGCTCCTCTGGACTTGGATGGCGCCATCTCAGACAAGTAGAGTGGCACAGACTGATTGGAGAATCCGATACCGAAACCGAGGAGTATCCGGCCAAAAATCAACATCCACACAGCCTTGGCAGCGCCATTGATGATGGCGCCGGAGCAGAAGAGAAGACCACCGAAGAGCATGGACAATTTCCGGCCAAACTTCCGAGTCACGGTGGCTGCCACAACTGAGGCCATGAGAGCAGCCAAGTATAAGGAAGACGTGAACATGGTCAACGTCTGACTGTCATACTGGCAGTACTGGTTGGTCGACTTGTCCAGCTCCTTCTTACGGTACACAGAAGGAAAGAACTTTTTCAGGAACGAGTCCATGGACGTTACACCACCGGAGATTCCAATGTCGTAGCCGAAAATCAGCCCTCCCATGGCGGCGATGATGCATGTTACCAGAACATAACCGGTGAGTTTTCCGGCATACTCCTTGCCGCCGCCACTGGCAATACCAACGGCAGGCATTATCCCTGCGCTTTTTTGAACCCAATGAAAGAACTCGAGGAAAAGGGTTTGAAACcgaggagtttttttttttttttttttttttgcaaaactTAGAAACGAACAAGAACGAAAGTAATGAGAGCACAATGGGCAGAGACGAGAGGAAGATACAATGAGGTTTTGGACAAGGGCCAGTAGGTGTATATATAGAAAAACTGAGAGTCTGAATCCAAAGCAGTAATGTAATCCTAATATGTTTCTGATATGTTTAACTTTTCCACAATGGGAATGATTAAACCAGTTACTTGGAATTGGATAAGGGGTCGATGACACCGTGACAGGGTAGTTTAGAATCCTAGCAGCCCAACAAGGAATCGATCTGAACCTACTAGCCTTCTAGGTTCCAGGTAATGATATCATTATTGTTTCCTCTAATGAAGATTCGGATAGTATTAATGATATGAATTTGCATAATCATTCAAGTGCAATTGAGATTAGTTCAGAACTTCAGATAGCTCTGAGAATGAACTATATATCTTCAAATTCTATGACGTCTGTTATTAGACAAAGCCCAGACTTATTTAATCTTGATAGCTTGACATCTTTGATGATATCCAATGGAAAATGCTCTATAAGCCAGAAAGATCTAGATACTTTGTTGAAGTTTGATAATGTTGTTCCTGACCCTATAGAAAATAAGAAGTTTATCGATCCTAAATGACTCACAGGGTACTGCTGTGAGAGTCATCAATGAGTCTGAAAAAGCTGGTGATGCGGGTCTGGAAAATGAAGATGACAATTTCCAGCCAGCTCTATGTGACTGTCTTACGGTCTTACCCACTCAAGAAGATTTGGAGATGGCTGCTTTCAATGCTAATATCTATCGCAACCCATGCatggaagagaggaagagatgaCATGGATGATGTTGTGCCTGAACCTGGTCCTTCAAAGAACGTTGCAAATGATCTTTGGGTTGTTGAAATGAATTACCTTGAGAGAGGTGGAGGAAGACACAGAAGTTGACTAACTTAAATGAAGAAGTAGAACcgtgcgttttttttttttggtcaaatagtTCATTCATTAACAAAATATACTACAAATGTAGAAGTAGATGTACATAAGGAAGCAAAGGTCCTAGACCTAGAAACCCAATAGACAAAAGCTTAATTAACCTACATCTAACAGAAAATAACACACcaaggcccaaaagcccaacaaaaaaaaaaaaaaccctagatcTAGAATCACAAAGCACTGCCTCCAGGAGACCAGCCGCCATGGCTGCTGACCACCAAGTTGCAGAGGGAGTAACATCAGCCAATGCTTCACTTCCGGATGCCAAGGGTTTGTCCACCATCATTCTCCATATCCGAACAGTCTGCAAAAGAAGGATAAAGGTACCAAAAGACATAAGATCGGCGGTCGTGGTGGTGGAGACCATCGAGCAACACAACGCCACTGGTCCGGCAACATCCACAAGCATTGGTGGAGTATCGATTCGGCAGCTATTCTCAGGTGTAGAGTTAGGTATATAAACCCAGGTCAAGCACAAGTGTGATGGCAGAattgtggaaaaagaaaaagatgggaTAGAGAATGAAAGGGGGAGTTGTATGAGGATGAGAGAAGTGAAAGTTGATCTAGGCATTTGGAGATGAATTGGGTTAGAGCAAAGAAAACGATAATAAAATTGAGACATAAAGCCTCAGATCTGAGATAAAACTCAGGGAGATTCACCACAGAGGGTGAAGACACACCACAGAGGGTGGAGGAATGAAGGAGGCCCTGTCGACTCTCAAAActgtagagagagagaatagatatCATGTGTAGAACCGTGCGTTGAAGTCCACATTCTTGGTCACCTTTACTTCTTTTCTATAATTCCAAATGAATCCTGCATTTTACCAAATGTGCTGCCATTGCCACCCTACTAAATACTTTCTTCATCCTATATTCTATTCTCAccctacatatatttttttaatttcaagttTACTACTTAGTTCACCCATTTATAATAACTAAAATACCATTTTCTAATGTAAATTTTTAACGcgaattctttttctatttagGTTCCACTGTGTCTCAAATTCTTATTTTGTTAGTATAACATGAGAATGATTGAAGATAATGAATGCTAAGAAACAAAACATTAAGATTTAacgatgaatgaagagattaATAATGAAGTTTAAGTGAGTGTTCTGTCAGGtataataagaaaaataaattgtaatttctAATAAGATATTGTCATTTGTTGTAATTTTATATTAGGATATTTAAATCTTTTAATAAATCAGAAACTTGTAATGTGAAGAAAGTAGTTAGTCGGGTGACAATAACCGCACTTTTTTACCAAATATACAAGGACCGGACCATAATTGTGGATTGAGCACTAATTGAAGGATGTAATGTTTCTTGGGCCTCTATTTTGGACCCAAGGCTGTTTAGTTTATATTGTACCGTAGTGAGCTTCCATTGTTTAATCAAAAGTTTCCCTTCCTTTGATCAAACCAAGTACTTGGTACTGCTTCCCGGCCTTCTAAATGACACCCAACAATCCTCTCATTACACCCAAGGCCAATATTACTTGTAAAAACTGAGAGACGAATCTAATTGGTTCAAAGTAGTTTATTTTACAATCCTTGAACCAAAAAGTTGTTACACTAGCATTTCATGTCATGTCATATCACATTTTCGATTTCTTTGTTCACTCTGTTTCGATTTCTAGTCAAAATAGTGCACTCACTGGTCAAGAAAAGCGACATGATTCTTTTGCTAGGTGATCAATTGCCGAATCACCACCTTTTGCAAAATTAAAAGAACAGATAACTCGCACTTGCAGCCTTGTAAGGTCAATAATCAAGCTCCATTTTCAGTTCATTGGTTACGTTGGTTGATGAATCCTTATGCATTTATATAGTTATAGAAGGTCAGTATTGAGCAAGTAAATGATTTTGATCAACCAGAAAATGCAGGTTATCAGCTAGAAGTAGATGTTTATGTTCGCAGCTTAAAGCAGTGGGTTACTGTAACATGCAGTCAGTGTGTATCTGAAGATCTGAACAAGGATATGAATATCGTGTCTCTGTATAACTATATAGACTTAATTGTTGAAGAATATTACAGCAGACAGCTCAGGAATTCTTTCTTACTATTGTTCAGTAATCCCTCAAAAGTACAATCATATACAACTTACAATTTCTGTATTCATCTGGGCCAAAAGCAACGACACGATGCCGTTTCAGGTTGGAGGGGCCACAAAGCTTGGTGTCCCAGACGAGCATCTTCAGAGAAAGTTTTCGTAGATACTCTGACTGGAAAAAGAGATCCATTACAAAGATGTCATTTGCTATTTATCCCCACGATACAAAGAGTCATGAAAAGTAGTAAGTAATATCTATGCAAAGTCAGTTTCATATGTAATGTATCTCTTGCCCAAAGAAAAA harbors:
- the LOC133730236 gene encoding sugar carrier protein C-like, which encodes MPAVGIASGGGKEYAGKLTGYVLVTCIIAAMGGLIFGYDIGISGGVTSMDSFLKKFFPSVYRKKELDKSTNQYCQYDSQTLTMFTSSLYLAALMASVVAATVTRKFGRKLSMLFGGLLFCSGAIINGAAKAVWMLIFGRILLGFGIGFSNQSVPLYLSEMAPSKSRGALNICFQLSITVGILVANLLNYFFAKIEGGWGWRLSLGGAMVPALIITVGSLILPDTPNSMIERGQHEEAKTQLRRIRGVDDVSEELNDLVMASDESKKIEDPWRNLLQRKYRPQLCMAILIPFFQQLTGINVIMFYAPVLFNTIGFGSDASLISAVITGLVNVAATIVSMYGVDKWGRRKLFLEGGTQMLICQIVVAACIGVKFGLDGNAGNLPKWYAIVVVVFICTYVAGFAWSWGPLGWLVPSEIFPLEIRSAAQSVNVSVNMIFTFIVAQVFLTMLCHMKFGLFIFFAFFVCVMSVFVYFFLPETKGIPIEEMSRVWKQHWYWKRFVTDEDYPNDGYEMSKPTIVNIV